Proteins encoded within one genomic window of Rhododendron vialii isolate Sample 1 chromosome 1a, ASM3025357v1:
- the LOC131318119 gene encoding protein EMSY-LIKE 3-like isoform X1 encodes MDYAPYDSSGTDDDLPPSHQHRIPRGGRVAGNGRAPVMGSVPYPRMYGETDMEAQIHQLEQEAYSSVLRAFKAQADAITWEKESLLTELRKELRLSNEEHRELLGRVNADDILQRIREWRQAGGLQQGMRGTGQVVHDPVPSPTVSASRKKQKITQSGPSQSFRGPSPPFHPQTLAASTQPPPTSAKRGPVMGAKGKKQKSGQILPSAPSMKMQQPTLGPTGRGQIVNRVSSSSLAGAPAEGAPSDTLIGRKVRTRWPDDNNFYEALITDYNAVEGRHALVYDIGTANETWEWVNLAEISPEDIQWEGEDPGISRQGGFGGSGHVMGRSVGRDGGPAGGKGRGVMKGQSRKGFPSSQNGTGRKRSDEIKILQTDTLIKEVERVFGVSHPDPLEVEKAKKVLKEHEQALIDAIARLADISDGESGNYFLQHFYTLFILFF; translated from the exons ATGGACTACGCACCCTATGACAGTAGTG GGACTGATGATGATCTTCCTCCCTCACACCAACATAGAATTCCAAGAGGGGGTCGTGTAGCAGGGAATGGAAGAGCTCCTGTAATGGGTTCTGTCCCATACCCTAGGATGTATGGTGAAACTGATATGGAGGCCCAAATTCACCAGCTTGAGCAAGAAGCTTACAGTTCAGTTCTAAGAGCCTTCAAAGCTCAAGCTGATGCCATTACTTGG GAGAAGGAAAGTTTATTAACGGAACTTAGAAAAGAGTTGAGATTATCTAATGAAGAACATAGAGAGCTTCTTGGCAGGGTTAATGCTGATGATATCCTCCAGAGAATAAG GGAGTGGAGACAGGCGGGTGGGCTTCAACAAGGCATGCGTGGTACTGGTCAAGTCGTTCATGATCCAGTGCCCAGTCCCACTGTCTCGGCATCTCGCAAGAAACAGAAAATAACCCAGTCTGGGCCATCTCAATCTTTCAGAGGGCCTTCTCCTCCTTTCCACCCACAAACATTGGCTGCCTCCACCCAACCACCTCCTACTTCTGCAAAACGAGGGCCTGTTATGGGAGCCAAGGGCAAGAAGCAGAAATCT GGTCAGATATTGCCAAGTGCACCTTCGATGAAAATGCAGCAGCCAACCTTGGGTCCAACTGGAAGGGGTCAAATTGTGAATCGGGTTTCTTCTAGTTCCCTTGCAGGTGCACCTGCTGAAGGAGCACCATCTGATACTTTGATTGGGAGGAAAGTGAGGACCAGGTGGCCTGATGACAATAATTTTTATGAAGCTCTTATCACTGACTACAACGCTGTTGAG GGCCGACATGCTCTAGTTTATGATATTGGTACTGCCAATGAGACATGGGAGTGGGTCAATCTTGCTGAG ATATCTCCTGAAGATATTCAATGGGAGGGCGAAGACCCTGGAATTTCTCGTCAAGGGGGTTTTGGTGGGTCAGGACATGTAATGGGTAGATCTGTTGGGCGAGACGGTGGTCCAGCTGGGGGAAAAGGTAGGGGTGTGATGAAGGGCCAGTCAAGGAAGGGTTTTCCATCCTCACAGAATGGCACTGGAAGGAAACGATCAGATGAAATTAAAATACTCCAAACAGATACTCTAATCAAGGAG GTGGAGAGAGTCTTTGGTGTCAGTCATCCGGATCCGCTTGAAGTTGAGAAAGCGAAGAAGGTGCTGAAG GAACATGAACAAGCGCTTATTGATGCAATTGCACGGCTTGCAGATATTTCTGATGGCGAAAGCGGTAACTATTTTTTGCAACATTTCTATACGCTTTTCATCTTGTTCTTCTAA
- the LOC131318119 gene encoding protein EMSY-LIKE 3-like isoform X2 has product MDYAPYDSSGTDDDLPPSHQHRIPRGGRVAGNGRAPVMGSVPYPRMYGETDMEAQIHQLEQEAYSSVLRAFKAQADAITWEKESLLTELRKELRLSNEEHRELLGRVNADDILQRIREWRQAGGLQQGMRGTGQVVHDPVPSPTVSASRKKQKITQSGPSQSFRGPSPPFHPQTLAASTQPPPTSAKRGPVMGAKGKKQKSGQILPSAPSMKMQQPTLGPTGRGQIVNRVSSSSLAGAPAEGAPSDTLIGRKVRTRWPDDNNFYEALITDYNAVEGRHALVYDIGTANETWEWVNLAEISPEDIQWEGEDPGISRQGGFGGSGHVMGRSVGRDGGPAGGKGRGVMKGQSRKGFPSSQNGTGRKRSDEIKILQTDTLIKEVERVFGVSHPDPLEVEKAKKVLKEHEQALIDAIARLADISDGESDEGGHFMPKVRE; this is encoded by the exons ATGGACTACGCACCCTATGACAGTAGTG GGACTGATGATGATCTTCCTCCCTCACACCAACATAGAATTCCAAGAGGGGGTCGTGTAGCAGGGAATGGAAGAGCTCCTGTAATGGGTTCTGTCCCATACCCTAGGATGTATGGTGAAACTGATATGGAGGCCCAAATTCACCAGCTTGAGCAAGAAGCTTACAGTTCAGTTCTAAGAGCCTTCAAAGCTCAAGCTGATGCCATTACTTGG GAGAAGGAAAGTTTATTAACGGAACTTAGAAAAGAGTTGAGATTATCTAATGAAGAACATAGAGAGCTTCTTGGCAGGGTTAATGCTGATGATATCCTCCAGAGAATAAG GGAGTGGAGACAGGCGGGTGGGCTTCAACAAGGCATGCGTGGTACTGGTCAAGTCGTTCATGATCCAGTGCCCAGTCCCACTGTCTCGGCATCTCGCAAGAAACAGAAAATAACCCAGTCTGGGCCATCTCAATCTTTCAGAGGGCCTTCTCCTCCTTTCCACCCACAAACATTGGCTGCCTCCACCCAACCACCTCCTACTTCTGCAAAACGAGGGCCTGTTATGGGAGCCAAGGGCAAGAAGCAGAAATCT GGTCAGATATTGCCAAGTGCACCTTCGATGAAAATGCAGCAGCCAACCTTGGGTCCAACTGGAAGGGGTCAAATTGTGAATCGGGTTTCTTCTAGTTCCCTTGCAGGTGCACCTGCTGAAGGAGCACCATCTGATACTTTGATTGGGAGGAAAGTGAGGACCAGGTGGCCTGATGACAATAATTTTTATGAAGCTCTTATCACTGACTACAACGCTGTTGAG GGCCGACATGCTCTAGTTTATGATATTGGTACTGCCAATGAGACATGGGAGTGGGTCAATCTTGCTGAG ATATCTCCTGAAGATATTCAATGGGAGGGCGAAGACCCTGGAATTTCTCGTCAAGGGGGTTTTGGTGGGTCAGGACATGTAATGGGTAGATCTGTTGGGCGAGACGGTGGTCCAGCTGGGGGAAAAGGTAGGGGTGTGATGAAGGGCCAGTCAAGGAAGGGTTTTCCATCCTCACAGAATGGCACTGGAAGGAAACGATCAGATGAAATTAAAATACTCCAAACAGATACTCTAATCAAGGAG GTGGAGAGAGTCTTTGGTGTCAGTCATCCGGATCCGCTTGAAGTTGAGAAAGCGAAGAAGGTGCTGAAG GAACATGAACAAGCGCTTATTGATGCAATTGCACGGCTTGCAGATATTTCTGATGGCGAAAGCG ATGAGGGTGGACATTTCATGCCCAAGGTCCGAGAATAG
- the LOC131329024 gene encoding protein FAR-RED IMPAIRED RESPONSE 1-like — protein MLHKDVDKEVEDLTMEIEQNENVVDGVKEPKVGMMFDSIDDVVEFYRKYAKEKGFGMSIRTSKKVGGEVRYVTIACSHSGKPRTRDMKVNQLRPQTKTDCKAKITIVILADGKWKLSSFVLDHNHVVSPGKARLHRCHRVLNANVKRKLLVHAKVGVRLNKSYTLLAVEQGGYDKLEYTEKDCRNFLNKKIHLELREGDAMAMQNYFLRMKSATIT, from the coding sequence ATGCTACACAAAGACGTGGATAAAGAAGTTGAGGATCTTACGATGGAAATAGAGCAAAATGAAAATGTAGTTGATGGAGTAAAGGAGCCCAAGGTTGGGATGATGTTTGATTCCATTGATGATGTTGTTGAGTTCTACAGAAAGTATGCAAAGGAAAAGGGTTTTGGCATGTCCATAAGAACCTCAAAAAAAGTAGGAGGTGAGGTGAGATATGTGACAATTGCTTGCAGTCATTCAGGAAAGCCAAGAACAAGAGATATGAAAGTTAATCAATTGCGcccacaaacaaaaacagattGCAAAGCTAAGATCACGATAGTCATATTGGCCGATGGAAAGTGGAAGTTGAGCTCTTTTGTTCTTGATCATAACCATGTGGTAAGTCCAGGGAAAGCTCGACTTCACAGATGCCATAGAGTTCTTAATGCAAAtgtgaaaagaaagcttttaGTGCATGCTAAAGTTGGAGTTAGACTGAACAAAAGTTACACTTTGTTGGCAGTAGAGCAAGGGGGATATGATAAATTGGAATATACAGAGAAAGATTGcaggaattttttgaataaaaagataCATTTGGAGCTAAGGGAGGGAGATGCCATGGCGATGCaaaattactttttgagaaTGAAATCAGCTACCATTACATAA
- the LOC131318119 gene encoding protein EMSY-LIKE 3-like isoform X3, translating into MKIRHWTDDDLPPSHQHRIPRGGRVAGNGRAPVMGSVPYPRMYGETDMEAQIHQLEQEAYSSVLRAFKAQADAITWEKESLLTELRKELRLSNEEHRELLGRVNADDILQRIREWRQAGGLQQGMRGTGQVVHDPVPSPTVSASRKKQKITQSGPSQSFRGPSPPFHPQTLAASTQPPPTSAKRGPVMGAKGKKQKSGQILPSAPSMKMQQPTLGPTGRGQIVNRVSSSSLAGAPAEGAPSDTLIGRKVRTRWPDDNNFYEALITDYNAVEGRHALVYDIGTANETWEWVNLAEISPEDIQWEGEDPGISRQGGFGGSGHVMGRSVGRDGGPAGGKGRGVMKGQSRKGFPSSQNGTGRKRSDEIKILQTDTLIKEVERVFGVSHPDPLEVEKAKKVLKEHEQALIDAIARLADISDGESGNYFLQHFYTLFILFF; encoded by the exons ATGAAAATACGACACT GGACTGATGATGATCTTCCTCCCTCACACCAACATAGAATTCCAAGAGGGGGTCGTGTAGCAGGGAATGGAAGAGCTCCTGTAATGGGTTCTGTCCCATACCCTAGGATGTATGGTGAAACTGATATGGAGGCCCAAATTCACCAGCTTGAGCAAGAAGCTTACAGTTCAGTTCTAAGAGCCTTCAAAGCTCAAGCTGATGCCATTACTTGG GAGAAGGAAAGTTTATTAACGGAACTTAGAAAAGAGTTGAGATTATCTAATGAAGAACATAGAGAGCTTCTTGGCAGGGTTAATGCTGATGATATCCTCCAGAGAATAAG GGAGTGGAGACAGGCGGGTGGGCTTCAACAAGGCATGCGTGGTACTGGTCAAGTCGTTCATGATCCAGTGCCCAGTCCCACTGTCTCGGCATCTCGCAAGAAACAGAAAATAACCCAGTCTGGGCCATCTCAATCTTTCAGAGGGCCTTCTCCTCCTTTCCACCCACAAACATTGGCTGCCTCCACCCAACCACCTCCTACTTCTGCAAAACGAGGGCCTGTTATGGGAGCCAAGGGCAAGAAGCAGAAATCT GGTCAGATATTGCCAAGTGCACCTTCGATGAAAATGCAGCAGCCAACCTTGGGTCCAACTGGAAGGGGTCAAATTGTGAATCGGGTTTCTTCTAGTTCCCTTGCAGGTGCACCTGCTGAAGGAGCACCATCTGATACTTTGATTGGGAGGAAAGTGAGGACCAGGTGGCCTGATGACAATAATTTTTATGAAGCTCTTATCACTGACTACAACGCTGTTGAG GGCCGACATGCTCTAGTTTATGATATTGGTACTGCCAATGAGACATGGGAGTGGGTCAATCTTGCTGAG ATATCTCCTGAAGATATTCAATGGGAGGGCGAAGACCCTGGAATTTCTCGTCAAGGGGGTTTTGGTGGGTCAGGACATGTAATGGGTAGATCTGTTGGGCGAGACGGTGGTCCAGCTGGGGGAAAAGGTAGGGGTGTGATGAAGGGCCAGTCAAGGAAGGGTTTTCCATCCTCACAGAATGGCACTGGAAGGAAACGATCAGATGAAATTAAAATACTCCAAACAGATACTCTAATCAAGGAG GTGGAGAGAGTCTTTGGTGTCAGTCATCCGGATCCGCTTGAAGTTGAGAAAGCGAAGAAGGTGCTGAAG GAACATGAACAAGCGCTTATTGATGCAATTGCACGGCTTGCAGATATTTCTGATGGCGAAAGCGGTAACTATTTTTTGCAACATTTCTATACGCTTTTCATCTTGTTCTTCTAA